A window of the Oscillospiraceae bacterium genome harbors these coding sequences:
- the radA gene encoding DNA repair protein RadA encodes MSGKLKSIYICSECGYESPKWYGKCPGCGAWNTMTEELQQPVVSTRQGSSGSTFHQQAAQVMPIREISLQEEPRYKTGVSELDRVLGGGIVKGSLILISGEPGIGKSTILLQICDYLGSTLKILYVSGEESSRQIKLRANRLRVNSENLYILTETDIQRVLEHVRTEKPDLLMVDSIQTMNNAALNSSPGSVTQVRECTNAIMHTAKELEIPAILVGHVNKDGAIAGPKVLEHIVDAVLYFEGDRQMSYRILRAVKNRYGSTNEIGVFDMAEDGLHQVENPSASMLTGRPTHVSGTCVTCVIEGSRPILAEIQALATSSGFGNPRRMATGFDYNRMNLLLAVLEKRAGYYFSNLDAYLNVIGGLRLDEPACDLAVAMALVSSLKDVPIADNAIVFGEVGLTGEIRSVMHAEQRINEAKRMGFQKCVLPWYNLKQLGSTFSDIQLIGVKNVRQAFAALQQE; translated from the coding sequence ATGTCTGGAAAATTAAAAAGTATTTATATATGTTCAGAATGTGGATATGAATCCCCCAAATGGTACGGAAAATGCCCCGGGTGCGGTGCATGGAATACCATGACAGAAGAGCTGCAGCAGCCTGTTGTTTCGACACGCCAGGGCAGCTCTGGTTCCACTTTTCACCAGCAGGCCGCACAAGTTATGCCAATTCGTGAAATCAGCCTGCAGGAGGAGCCACGCTATAAAACCGGTGTTTCCGAACTGGACCGCGTCTTGGGCGGCGGAATCGTAAAAGGTTCTCTGATTTTGATTAGCGGCGAACCGGGCATTGGTAAATCAACAATCCTTTTGCAGATATGCGATTATCTAGGCAGCACGTTGAAAATCCTTTATGTTTCCGGAGAAGAATCCAGCCGACAAATTAAGCTGCGTGCAAACCGGTTGCGAGTGAACTCTGAAAATCTTTATATTTTGACCGAAACAGATATTCAGCGGGTACTGGAGCATGTACGTACGGAAAAGCCGGACCTTTTAATGGTGGATTCTATTCAGACCATGAATAATGCTGCACTGAATTCTTCTCCCGGCAGTGTAACACAAGTGCGAGAATGTACCAATGCGATTATGCACACCGCTAAAGAATTGGAAATCCCTGCCATTTTAGTTGGCCATGTCAACAAGGACGGTGCAATCGCCGGCCCGAAAGTGCTGGAACACATTGTAGATGCTGTTTTGTACTTTGAGGGTGACCGCCAGATGAGCTACCGAATCCTGCGGGCAGTTAAGAACCGATATGGTTCAACCAACGAAATCGGCGTTTTTGATATGGCAGAAGACGGCCTGCACCAGGTAGAAAACCCGTCTGCTTCTATGCTGACCGGCCGTCCCACACATGTTTCTGGAACCTGTGTAACCTGCGTAATTGAGGGCAGCCGGCCTATCTTGGCGGAAATTCAGGCGTTGGCAACTTCATCTGGCTTTGGGAATCCGCGCAGAATGGCCACTGGGTTTGATTACAACCGCATGAATTTGCTTCTGGCAGTTTTAGAGAAGCGAGCGGGCTATTATTTTTCAAATTTAGATGCCTATTTAAATGTTATCGGTGGTCTGCGGCTGGATGAGCCTGCCTGTGATTTAGCGGTGGCTATGGCTTTGGTTTCCAGTTTAAAAGATGTGCCGATTGCAGACAATGCCATTGTTTTTGGCGAAGTAGGACTGACAGGCGAAATTCGCTCTGTGATGCATGCAGAGCAGCGTATCAATGAAGCAAAGCGAATGGGCTTTCAAAAATGTGTGTTGCCTTGGTACAATTTAAAGCAGCTTGGCAGTACTTTTTCAGATATACAGCTGATTGGCGTTAAAAATGTACGACAGGCTTTTGCGGCTCTACAGCAGGAATAG
- a CDS encoding N-acetylmuramoyl-L-alanine amidase: protein MKAKCTNIWMLAVLVAACVFFFFLLSVSCFHTAQTAAAAAAVLRPLVILDAGHGGEDGGAVGCSPVPEKVINLSITKKVEKGLTNGGCRVLMTRSEDVMLGDHSLSTLRERKASDIHKRFAILQGNPGGIFVSIHQNHFSDGYYSGAQIFYSPNHPKSKLLAEQLRQSIVLRTQPENKRSNKAATRSIYLLTHAQDPAVLVECGFLSNASEAKLLNEEAYQQKMADAITNGILQYLRQSSTASSVAAGKGTLYSSQTSAIIK, encoded by the coding sequence ATGAAAGCAAAATGTACAAATATCTGGATGCTGGCGGTTTTAGTAGCTGCCTGCGTCTTCTTTTTCTTTCTGCTGTCTGTTTCTTGCTTCCATACGGCACAGACAGCCGCTGCAGCGGCTGCAGTGCTGCGTCCGCTGGTTATTTTGGATGCCGGTCACGGCGGGGAGGATGGGGGCGCTGTGGGGTGCTCTCCGGTGCCAGAAAAAGTAATCAATCTTTCGATCACCAAAAAAGTTGAAAAGGGACTGACAAACGGTGGATGCAGAGTCTTGATGACCCGCAGCGAAGATGTAATGCTTGGTGACCATTCACTTTCCACTCTGCGCGAACGAAAAGCTTCTGATATTCATAAACGCTTTGCAATTTTACAGGGGAACCCCGGCGGCATTTTTGTCAGCATTCATCAAAACCATTTTTCAGATGGGTATTACAGCGGTGCACAAATTTTTTATTCTCCAAATCATCCTAAAAGCAAGCTGCTCGCTGAGCAGCTGCGTCAATCGATCGTTTTGCGCACACAGCCGGAAAATAAGCGCAGCAATAAGGCTGCAACGCGCTCAATCTACCTGTTAACGCACGCACAGGACCCAGCGGTTCTTGTGGAGTGTGGCTTTTTGTCGAACGCTTCGGAAGCAAAACTTTTAAATGAGGAAGCTTATCAGCAAAAAATGGCAGATGCTATTACAAACGGTATTTTGCAGTATCTGCGTCAGAGCAGCACAGCCTCTTCGGTTGCCGCTGGGAAAGGAACCTTGTATTCTTCGCAAACCTCCGCTATAATAAAATAA